GCACGGCCTCGACGGCGTCGACCTGCGGCAGCGCGGCGCCGACCCCGAGCGCACGGTGCTCGCCGAGACGACCTACGTCGACAGCCACTGGCGCGCGGCGTGGTCGGGCGACGAGAAGTGGCTGATGCAGGTCGACGTGAAGAGCGCCGAGCCCGTGGCCGGCTTCCGCTTCGACCTCGCGGCCGACCCGGGCGAGCTCGCGCCCGCGCCCTGGGACGAGACGGCCGCGCCCGCGCGCCGGCTGCGCGAGCTCGCCCTGCGCGACCCCGACCCCGCCGGCATCCCGAAGGAGCGCCGCGGCGGCCTCGAGGACGGCGCGCCCAACGCGCGGGCCGACCTGCTGCGCGGGCAGCTCGAGCAGCTCCGCGCGCTCGGCTACGTCGACTAGCATCGAAGCGCGCGCCCGACGGGACCGCGCCCGACGGGGCCGCGCGCGACGCGCTCAGGGGTCGAAGCGCTGGCCGACGAGCTGCTCCGACAGCGCCCACAGGCGCGCCGCGCCCTCGGGGTCGAGCGCGTAGCTGCGCACGCCGTCCGGCGCGGGCTCGTCGTTCACCGCCGCGACGTGGCAATCCTCGAGGTAGACGCCGCCGAGGCCCTCGAGGTCGGGCGAGGTCGCCGCATAACACGTCGTCGCCGCACCGGCGGGCACCGGCTTGTACCGCATCTTCGCGCCGCCGGGCCGCGCCGAGCGCAGCGCCTCGACGTCCTCGGGCACGAGGTGGCGCCCGAGGTCCGTCAGGATCGCGCCCGGGTGCACGGCGTAGGCGCGCACGCCGCGGTCGCGCAGGCGCCGGTCGAGCTCGACCGTGAACAGCACGTTCGCCGTCTTGCTCTGCCCGTAGCCGCCCCACTTCGTGTACTCGGTGCGCTCGTAGTTCGGGTCGTCGAAGTTCACGTTCGAGAAGCGGTGGCCGCCCGACGTCAGGTTGACGACGCGCCCCGGCGCGCCGCGCACGAGCGCGGGCGCCAGCAGGTTCGTGAGCACGAAGTGCCCGAGGTGGTTCGTGCCGAGCTGCAGCTCGAAGCCGTCGTGCGTCTTCGCGTACGGGCAGGCCATCACACCCGCGTTGTTGATCAGCAGCTGGAGCGCGTCGTGCTCGCGAAGGAAGCGTTCGGCGAACGCGCGCACGCTCGCGAGCGAGCCGAGCTCGAGCTCGGCGACCGAGACGTTCGCGTTGCCCGTCGACTTGCGGATGGCGTCCGCGGCGGCCTCGCCCTTCGCCATGTCGCGCGCCGTCATCACGACGCTCGCGCCGTGCGCGGCGAGCGCGCGCGCCGTCTCCTCGCCGAGCCCGCCCGAAGCGCCGGTGACGACGGCGAGCGCGCCGCCGAGGTCGACGCCCGCGAGCACCTCGTCCGTGGTCGAGTCGAACCCGAACTTCGAGGCCGGAGGCGAGGGGGGCGGGGTCATGCGGGCTCCTTCCGGGCTCGTCGCGAGGCGTGCGCGTCGCGAGCGGGCCGTGCGGGTGCGGGTGCGGGAACGCCGATGCGGCGTCGCCGCGCATCCTGAAGGAAGCGACCGCGCGCGACAAGCGCGCTTGCCCCGCGCGCCGCGCCCGCGACACAATCGCGCGGCCCGCGCGCCGCTGCGTGCGCGAGCCCGGAGGAGCACGCCGTGGACCCCGCTCGACTCGCCGACCTCGAGGAGATCAAGCGCCTCAAGGCCCGCTACTTCCGCCTCATGGACTGCAAGGAATGGGACGCGTGGGGCGACGTGTTCACCGAGGACTGCTCGATGGCGAACTCCGCCCCCGGCGACCCGCCGACCGTCGGGCGCGAGAACATCGTGGCCTTCGTGCGCAAGGCGATCGACCACATGATCACGACGCACCACGGCCACATGCCCGAGATCGAGTTCGCGTCCGCCGACGAGGCGCGCGGCGTGTGGGCGATGTTCGATTACCTCGAGGCGCCGGGGTACGACATGAAGGGCTGGGGGCACTACCACGAGACCTATCGTCGCTGCGACGACGGTCGCTGGCGCATCGCGAGCTCCCGGCTCACGCGGCTGCGCGTCGAGTCGAGCAACCGCGAGATCCGCAAGTACCTCTGGCCCGAGGGCGAGCGGCTCAAGACCTGGTAGTCGCGCGGCGAGAGCCGCGCGCGAGGAGATCGGCGTGACGACGATGGACCCCTCCGGCCCGCTCTCGCTCCGCGGCAAGGCGGCGCTCGTGACCGGCGGCTCGCGCGGCATCGGCAAGGCGATCGCGCAGGCGCTCGCGAGCGCGGGCGCGGACGTGATGCTCTTCTCGCGCAAGGCGGACGAGCTCGAGCGCGCGGCCGCGGAGGTCGGGAGCGGCGCGCGCTGGTGCGCGGGCAACGCGGGGCGCGCGGAGGACGCCGAGGCGGCCGTCGACGCGACGCTCGAGGCGTTCGGTCGCCTCGACGTGCTCGTCAACAACGCGGCCACGAACCCCTACGCGGGGCCGACGATCGACATCGACCTCCCGCGCTGGGAGAAGACGTGGCAGGTGAACCTGACGGGGCCGCTGCTCTTCACGCAGGCCGCGTGGCACCGCGCGATGAAGGACGGCCCGGGCGGCGCCTCCGTCGTCAACATCTCCTCGGTCGGCGGCTACCACACGAACCCGATCCTCGGCGCCTACGACACGACGAAGGCCGCGCTCATCCACCTCACCAAGCAGCTCGCCGCCGAGCTCGGTCCGAAGGTGCGCGTCAACGCCATCTGTCCCGGGCTCGTGCGGACGCAGTTCGCGCGCGCGCTGTGGGAGGGCGAGGGCGGCGAGATGGTCGCGCGCCGCAACCCGACGCGGCGCATCGGCGAGCCGGGCGACGTCGCGGGCCTCGCCGTCTTCCTCGCCTCCGACCTCGCCGCGTGGATCACCGGCGAGGCGATCCTCGTCGACGGCGGGCAGCACGTCGCGTTCTGAGTGCACGGGCCGCGACGGCCGGTCGTGACTGCGAGTCCCGCGCGGGCGGGCCGCCGCGCGGCGCAGCGCGCGCGATATAGTGCGCGGCCGCGCGCGGCGCGCGTTCCCACGGCCGACGACGGAGCGACCCCACCCATGACGATGACCTACGAAGCCGCCGTGGCGGCGCTCACGGGGGCCGGCGCGCCCTTCGAGATTCGCGAGATCGAGGTCGACGGCCGTCCGGTCCGCGCGTTCGCGAGCACGCCGCGCTCGCTGCGCGACGTCTTCGCCGGCGCGCGCGCGCGCAGCGACGCGGACTTCCTCGTCTACGAGGACGAGCGCTGGACGTTCGGCGAGGTGATGCGGCACGTCGACGCGCTCGGCTCGCTGCTCGTCGACACGTACGGCCTGCGGCGCGGCGACCGCGTCGCGATCGCGATGCGCAACTACCCCGAGTGGGTCGTCTCGTTCGCGGCGATCACGTCGGTCGGCTGCATCTCGGTCTCGCTGAACGCGTGGTGGACCGAGGAGGAGATGGCCTACGCGATCGACGACTCGGGCGCCTCGGTCGTGATCGCGGACGCGGAGCGCGCCGCGCGCTGCGCGAAGGCCATCGCGGCGCGCGGCGGGCGGCTCGTCGTCGTGCGCGCGGACGGCGACCCGCTGCCCGAGGGCGCTGAACGCTATGCGGACGTGCTGCCGCTCGGCGCGC
This genomic interval from Myxococcota bacterium contains the following:
- a CDS encoding SDR family oxidoreductase — translated: MDPSGPLSLRGKAALVTGGSRGIGKAIAQALASAGADVMLFSRKADELERAAAEVGSGARWCAGNAGRAEDAEAAVDATLEAFGRLDVLVNNAATNPYAGPTIDIDLPRWEKTWQVNLTGPLLFTQAAWHRAMKDGPGGASVVNISSVGGYHTNPILGAYDTTKAALIHLTKQLAAELGPKVRVNAICPGLVRTQFARALWEGEGGEMVARRNPTRRIGEPGDVAGLAVFLASDLAAWITGEAILVDGGQHVAF
- a CDS encoding nuclear transport factor 2 family protein, with the translated sequence MDPARLADLEEIKRLKARYFRLMDCKEWDAWGDVFTEDCSMANSAPGDPPTVGRENIVAFVRKAIDHMITTHHGHMPEIEFASADEARGVWAMFDYLEAPGYDMKGWGHYHETYRRCDDGRWRIASSRLTRLRVESSNREIRKYLWPEGERLKTW
- a CDS encoding oxidoreductase, which codes for MTPPPSPPASKFGFDSTTDEVLAGVDLGGALAVVTGASGGLGEETARALAAHGASVVMTARDMAKGEAAADAIRKSTGNANVSVAELELGSLASVRAFAERFLREHDALQLLINNAGVMACPYAKTHDGFELQLGTNHLGHFVLTNLLAPALVRGAPGRVVNLTSGGHRFSNVNFDDPNYERTEYTKWGGYGQSKTANVLFTVELDRRLRDRGVRAYAVHPGAILTDLGRHLVPEDVEALRSARPGGAKMRYKPVPAGAATTCYAATSPDLEGLGGVYLEDCHVAAVNDEPAPDGVRSYALDPEGAARLWALSEQLVGQRFDP